A single genomic interval of Lathyrus oleraceus cultivar Zhongwan6 chromosome 7, CAAS_Psat_ZW6_1.0, whole genome shotgun sequence harbors:
- the LOC127106513 gene encoding DNA damage-repair/toleration protein DRT100, with protein sequence MQILYFTPITAVLLFAAVISTVNSCLPSELAALQAFKSSLREPYVGLFNSWTGTDCCHNWFGVSCDQNSRRVSDINLRAGTLYTTFEKAHRPGYMTGYISPEICKLTQISSITITDWKGISGEIPACISSLSSLRIIDLAGNRFSGNIPTDIGKLLHLNRLSLADNLFTGGIPSSLISITSLTHLDIRNNRISGIIPTGFGTLQNLNQALLSGNQFHGPIPGSISQINRLSDLDLSQNQLNGSIPDSLGLMSSLGTLKLDTNKLSGMIPKSLLSSGISDLNLSHNMLEGNIPDFGVRSYFTSLDFSYNNLMGAIPKSIASPSYIGYMDLSHNHLCGPIPNAIDYFDATSFEYNECLCGKPLNVCKTKG encoded by the coding sequence ATGCAAATACTCTACTTCACCCCTATAACGGCAGTCTTACTCTTCGCCGCCGTTATCTCCACCGTCAACTCATGCCTTCCATCTGAACTAGCAGCTCTACAAGCCTTCAAGTCATCACTCCGTGAACCTTACGTCGGTCTATTCAACTCATGGACCGGAACCGACTGCTGCCACAACTGGTTCGGCGTCTCCTGCGACCAGAACTCTCGTCGCGTCTCCGACATAAACCTCCGCGCCGGTACTCTCTACACAACCTTCGAAAAAGCACACCGTCCTGGTTACATGACGGGTTACATCTCACCGGAGATTTGTAAACTGACTCAAATCTCCAGCATTACTATCACCGATTGGAAGGGTATCTCCGGCGAGATCCCGGCTTGCATTTCCTCACTCTCTTCCCTTCGAATCATCGACCTCGCCGGAAACCGTTTCTCCGGAAACATCCCAACCGACATCGGAAAACTCCTCCATCTCAACCGTTTAAGCCTCGCCGACAACTTATTCACGGGCGGAATCCCGAGTTCGTTGATCAGTATAACCAGTTTGACTCATCTTGACATCCGTAATAACCGGATCTCGGGAATCATCCCAACGGGCTTCGGCACACTTCAGAATTTGAACCAGGCTTTATTAAGCGGCAATCAGTTTCACGGGCCTATCCCGGGCTCAATTTCTCAAATCAaccgtctttcagatctggatCTATCTCAAAACCAACTAAATGGGTCCATTCCGGACTCATTGGGCTTAATGTCTTCATTGGGGACACTAAAGCTTGATACGAACAAGCTTTCCGGAATGATTCCGAAGAGTCTTTTGAGTTCAGGAATCAGTGACTTGAATTTGAGTCATAACATGTTGGAGGGAAATATACCTGATTTTGGTGTTAGGTCCTATTTTACATCGTTGGATTTCTCCTATAATAACCTCATGGGTGCTATACCTAAATCTATAGCTTCTCCTTCTTACATTGGTTACATGGATTTGAGCCATAACCATCTATGTGGTCCAATTCCTAATGCTATAGATTATTTTGATGCGACCTCCTTTGAGTACAATGAGTGCCTTTGTGGAAAGCCACTTAATGTCTGCAAAACAAAGGGGTAA
- the LOC127108182 gene encoding uncharacterized protein LOC127108182, with translation MEALVYVCVAFMLCGCAAGRECTNSPTQSHTLQYELGTSKNETWKKEVMSHYHVTPTDDSAWADLLPRKLLTEEHQRDWTVMYRKVKNLGVFKPPVGFLKEVPLEDVRLLDGSVHADAQQTNLEYLLMLDVDSLIWNFRKTAGLPTPGTPYGGWEAPGLELRGHFVGHYLSASALMWASTKNDSLKEKMSALVTGLSACQEKIGTGYLSAFPAEFFDRFEANQPVWAPYYTIHKILAGLLDQHTLAGNPQALKMLTWMVDYFYNRVMNVITKYTVHRHYDSLNEETGGMNDVLYKLYSLTGDSKHLLLAHLFDKPCFLGLLSVEANDIADFHANTHIPIVVGAQMRYEVTGDPLYKNIGTFFMSIVNSSHSYATGGTSVGEFWKNPMRMADTMSTENEESCTTYNLLKVSRHLFRWTKEVSYADYYERALTNGVLGVQRGTDPGVMIYMLPLANGVSKAKTFHGWGTPFNSFWCCYGTGIESFSKLGDSIYFEEEVNNPSLYIIQYISSSFNWKSGNVLLTQRVVPAASSDPYLRVTFTFSPNEKNGVSSTLNFRLPSWTHTDGTKAILNTETLSLPAPGNFLSITRQWGTSDKLTLQLPLILKTEAIKDDRPEFASLQAILYGPYLLAGHTSRNWDIKAGANTSVADWITPIPSSYNNQLVSLSQDFENSTFVITNRNQSLSMQNLPAAGTEFALYATFRLIQKDATSKSVILEPIDLPGMTVSHQGPDQPLIIVDSSHDGPSSNFLVVPGLDRRNQTVSLESESNKDCYVHSDMSHGSGLKLKCKSDSEASFNQATSFVFGKGLKQYHPVSFVAKGAYRDFLLEPLFNFRDEHYTVYFNIQG, from the exons ATGGAGGCTCTTGTATATGTTTGTGTGGCCTTCATGCTGTGTGGTTGTGCTGCTGGAAGAGAATGCACAAACAGTCCTACTCAGTCACATACATTGCAATATGAATTAGGGACATCAAAGAATGAGACATGGAAGAAAGAAGTGATGTCTCACTATCATGTAACACCAACCGATGATTCAGCTTGGGCAGATTTGCTACCGAGGAAGTTGTTAACAGAAGAGCACCAGCGTGATTGGACTGTTATGTATCGGAAAGTTAAGAATTTGGGTGTGTTTAAGCCACCTGTTGGATTTCTCAAAGAAGTTCCTCTTGAGGATGTGAGGTTACTGGATGGTTCTGTTCATGCTGATGCACAGCAGACTAATTTGGAGTATCTGTTGATGTTGGATGTTGATAGTTTGATTTGGAACTTCAGGAAGACGGCTGGATTACCAACTCCGGGTACACCTTATGGTGGATGGGAAGCTCCTGGTTTGGAACTCAGAGGACATTTTGTTG GGCATTACTTGAGTGCATCAGCTCTAATGTGGGCCAGCACAAAGAATGATAGTCTGAAGGAGAAAATGTCAGCTCTTGTTACTGGTCTATCCGCTTGTCAGGAAAAAATTGGAACAGGATATTTATCTGCATTTCCAGCCGAGTTTTTTGATCGATTTGAAGCTAATCAACCTGTTTGGGCTCCCTATTACACCATTCACAAG ATCTTGGCTGGCTTGTTGGATCAACATACACTAGCTGGAAATCCTCAAGCTCTAAAAATGTTGACATGGATGGTCGATTACTTTTACAACCGAGTGATGAATGTAATAACAAAGTACACTGTACATAGACACTATGATTCCTTGAATGAGGAAACTGGAGGAATGAATGATGTCCTTTACAAATTATATAGCTTAACG GGGGATTCAAAGCATCTATTGTTGGCTCACCTTTTCGACAAACCATGCTTTTTAGGTCTGCTTTCAGTAGAG GCAAATGACATAGCTGATTTTCATGCTAATACACATATCCCAATTGTTGTTGGAGCTCAAATGCGGTATGAAGTCACAGGAGATCCACTTTATAAG AATATTGGGACATTCTTTATGAGCATTGTAAACTCTTCACACAGCTATGCAACGGGAGGGACATCAGTCGGGGAGTTCTG GAAAAATCCAATGAGAATGGCAGACACCATgtcaacagagaatgaagaatCATGCACAACTTATAATTTGTTGAAG GTTTCACGCCACCTGTTCAGATGGACCAAAGAAGTCTCTTATGCAGATTATTATGAGCGCGCCTTAACAAACGGTGTACTCGGTGTTCAAAGAGGAACAGATCCTGGCGTGATGATTTATATGCTTCCTCTAGCAAATGGGGTTTCCAAAGCTAAAACTTTTCATGGTTGGGGAACACCATTTAATTCATTCTGGTGCTGCTACGGAACAG GAATTGAATCATTCTCAAAGCTTGGAGATTCTATTTATTTTGAAGAGGAAGTGAATAATCCTAGTCTATACATCATTCAGTACATATCAAGTTCATTTAATTGGAAATCTGGGAACGTTTTGCTCACTCAGAGAGTTGTTCCAGCTGCTTCATCGGACCCTTACCTACGAGTTACATTTACATTCTCCCCTAACGAG AAAAATGGGGTTTCATCAACATTGAACTTTCGTCTACCATCTTGGACTCACACCGATGGTACCAAGGCGATATTGAATACTGAAACTTTATCTCTGCCAGCTCCAG GGAATTTTTTGTCAATCACAAGGCAGTGGGGTACCAGTGACAAGCTGACCCTTCAATTGCCTCTTATCCTCAAAACAGAAGCCATAAAAG ATGACAGACCTGAATTTGCATCTCTTCAAGCAATTCTTTATGGACCATATCTTCTCGCCGGTCATACCTCCAGAAATTGGGACATTAAAGCTGGTGCTAACACATCTGTTGCAGATTGGATTACTCCAATTCCTTCCAGTTACAATAATCAACTAGTTTCTTTGTCACAAGACTTTGAAAACTCAACTTTTGTTATAACAAACAGAAACCAATCACTCTCAATGCAAAACTTGCCTGCAGCTGGAACCGAGTTCGCTCTTTATGCTACCTTTAGACTTATCCAAAAAGACGCTACTAGTAAATCAGTGATTCTAGAACCAATTGATCTACCTGGAATGACCGTAAGTCACCAAGGACCAGACCAACCTCTTATCATTGTAGATTCCTCCCACGACGGGCCTTCTTCGAATTTTCTAGTCGTACCAGGATTGGACAGACGAAATCAGACCGTATCTTTAGAATCAGAAAGCAATAAAGATTGTTACGTGCATAGTGATATGAGCCATGGTTCAGGACTTAAGCTCAAGTGCAAGTCTGATTCTGAAGCTAGTTTTAACCAAGCAACAAGTTTTGTTTTTGGGAAAGGACTAAAGCAATACCATCCTGTTAGCTTTGTAGCTAAAGGTGCATACCGGGATTTTCTTTTAGAGCCATTATTCAACTTCAGGGATGAGCATTATACAGTTTATTTCAACATTCAAGGTTAG